In one Maniola jurtina chromosome 13, ilManJurt1.1, whole genome shotgun sequence genomic region, the following are encoded:
- the LOC123870793 gene encoding organic cation transporter protein-like isoform X1 has translation MYQADYTLALAQGRSTPDDEWPIVPCTSGWEYNRSDVPYETIASQLDWVCDKDNLAATAQAIFFCGAIVGGLVFGWIADKYGRIPALVGTNLVGFAAGIATAFCNAFWSFALCRFFVGLAFDNCFTMMYILVLEYVGPKWRTFVANMSIAIFFTLGASLLPWIALWADDWRTYALGISAPFIIAAATPWLVPESARWLVSQGKIDKAMVIMKKFERINKTKIPDKVINEFTEASHKAIKESEAESKTYSVLDIFKTPRLRRNALLLIVIWMAISLVFDGHVRNVGSLGLDIFLTFTIATATEFPADTFLTLVLDRWGRRWLACGSMVISGIFSLLATVVPIGGPSASLAICGRFAVNISYNIGLQYAAELLPTVVRAQGVALIHIMGYVASIVAPFVVYLGNISQDLPLLILGILGIAGGVLCLLLPETMDMEMPQTLADGENFGKDQRFWDNPCFPRKKQETSTEEKYNSRPSVSNQEDHFVRSLPASGSRASVRASIRLSSRSQRRNHENSGV, from the exons CTGCACCAGCGGCTGGGAGTACAATAGGAGCGATGTGCCATATGAAACTATTGCGTCACAG TTAGACTGGGTGTGCGACAAGGACAACCTAGCAGCGACGGCACAGGCTATCTTCTTCTGCGGTGCCATCGTCGGTGGACTGGTCTTCGGCTGGATAGCTGATAAGTACGGCAGGATACCTGCTTTAGTtg GAACAAACCTGGTAGGCTTTGCGGCGGGCATAGCCACAGCATTCTGCAACGCGTTCTGGTCGTTCGCCCTGTGCCGGTTCTTCGTGGGACTGGCGTTTGACAACTGCTTCACTATGATGTATATTTTGG TTCTAGAATACGTGGGACCGAAATGGCGTACATTCGTAGCTAACATGTCAATAGCGATATTCTTCACTCTCGGCGCGAGTCTCTTGCCCTGGATAGCGTTGTGGGCCGATGATTGGAGGACATACGCTCTGGGTATCAGCGCTCCCTTCATCATCGCTGCAGCCACGCCTTGGCTGGTTCCAGAAAGTGCCAG GTGGTTGGTATCGCAAGGCAAGATCGACAAAGCTATGGTTATAATGAAGAAGTTCGAAAGGATCAACAAGACTAAGATCCCTGACAAAGTTATTAATGAATTTACG GAGGCATCCCATAAAGCAATCAAGGAATCCGAAGCGGAATCCAAAACGTATTCGGTTCTGGACATCTTCAAGACTCCCAGATTGCGTCGCAACGCTTTACTCCTCATCGTTATTTGGATGGCCATTTCCCTGGTGTTCGATGGCCATGTAAGGAACGTGGGGTCTTTGGGCCTGGATATATTCCTGACCTTCACTATTGCCACAGCTACGGAGTTCCCTGCTGATACGTTTTTGACTCTTGTGCTGGATAG ATGGGGCAGGAGGTGGCTAGCATGTGGATCCATGGTCATCAGTGGTATATTCAGTTTGCTGGCAACGGTTGTTCCTATCG GTGGTCCTTCCGCCTCACTAGCCATTTGCGGTCGCTTTGCCGTCAACATATCCTACAACATCGGCCTGCAATATGCAGCTGAACTCCTACCGACAGTGGTCCGAGCGCAAGGAGTCGCGCTGATCCATATCATGGGATATGTCGCGTCTATTGTCGCTCCGTTCGTCGTGTATTTG GGCAACATATCCCAAGACCTGCCACTCCTTATCCTGGGCATACTGGGTATCGCGGGTGGCGTGCTGTGTCTACTGCTACCCGAGACCATGGACATGGAGATGCCGCAGACCCTCGCTGATGGAGAGAACTTCGGCAAGGACCAGAGGTTCTGGGACAACCCCTGCTTCCCCAG AAAAAAGCAAGAGACAAGTACCGAGGAGAAATACAACAGTCGACCGTCGGTATCAAATCAAGAGGACCACTTCGTAAGATCCTTGCCAGCGTCTGGGTCCAGGGCCTCCGTCAGAGCTTCCATCAGACTATCATCCAGATCACAGAGAAGGAACCACGAAAACAGTGGGGTTTGA